The sequence CGACCGGCGGAGCTTCGTCCGGCAGTGTTTCACGTTCCGGCATCGGCAGCGAGGCGGGATCGTACAGATCCCAGTACTTCTGAGGCGCACTGAACGGCAGATGCGGACGGGCAAATCCAGCTGTGATAAAGAACGGAGTCCCGTCGTTCTGACGGCGTTCGCGGGCGGCTCGCAATCGACGGATTGTTTCGGCGGCAACCCGTCCATCGGCGTATTCGGTGTCTTCCACTCGCGGCGATTCGAAGGCCGCTCCACGCGGGAGCGAGCGGATGGCGTTGAGTTTCTGATTCGTGAAGTACGCCTCTTCCCGGGTGAGTTGGCCGCCGGTGCTCGCCGGATCGAGATACTCAATCACCTTGTCGTGAAAGTGCGGCACCTGAAAGGATTCGGGATCCCCGTTGTTGCCGTGGCCAATGTGAAAGACTTTGCCCAGCGACTCGGTGCGATAGCCGCCATGTTTCGCAAAATGTTGAGGCATGGTGATGGCGTCGGGCAGAATCTGTCTCAACTCACTGCCAAGTCCGTAGAGCCCGGTCGACGTCGAATGCGAGCCCAGCATCAATGTAAACCGAGACGGAGCACAAACCGCCTGATTGCAGTAGGCACGATCAAACCGCATCCCGCGTGCGGCGAGATTATCGATGTGGGGCGTCTTCGCAATCGGATCGCCATAGCACCCCAGCGCCGGCTTCAGATCGTCGACGAGGATCAGCAATACGTTGGGCCGTTCGGCGGCCTGGAGCGTGCCTGAGAGAGTGCTTAAGAGCAGGGCGGCGAGAAAGCGAAGGGAGCAGTTGAGCATCGCGCGGGTTTCCCGTGAGAGCGGAGTCTGGAATCAGAACCCGTTTATCGTACCCGGCTGCTCCCGAGGAACAATGAAAAGAGCGGTCAGCGTCCTGAGATTTGTTGTCATGCGTCAAGAGAAGCTGAAGTTGATTCGAAATAAAAGAACGGGCCGCCTGAAGAAGACGTCCCGTTCAATTGTGTCTCGTCAGTCAGATCGAAACGTCAGTGAGTGGCCCCTTCCTGGAGCTTGTTCATGACTTCCTGCACGTTGAAACTGTCCGGTTTCTGGCGGGGCGGGAAGTCCTGGAACGTTTGCAGGAACTCTCCCACGTAGGCCTGAGCCGGCACAAGCATGAAGGCGTGATCCAGCAGCCAGTCGTAGTACGTATTGGACGTGATATCGGCCTGTTCGTACGGATCCGCATGCAGATCGAAGATCTTGGGAACGCGGAGCGTGGTAAACGGTTCGGACCAGACCCGCAGCGTGCCTTCCGCTCGCTGTTCGAGGAAGACGAGCTTCCAGTTCTTGAATCGCATACCGACCAGTTGGCCGTCATCATTGAAGTAGAAGAACGACTCCCGGGGCGAATTTTCCTCTTTTCCCGTCAGATACGGCAACAGGTTGTAGCCGTCGAGGTGAACCTTGAATTGTTTCCCCGCGGCTTTGTGTCCCTTAAGAAGTTTTTCTTTGATGTCACTGTCGCCGGCGGCGGCCAGGAACGTCGGCAGCCAGTCCTGTCCGCTGACGATTTCGTTGGAGATGCTGCCTTCTTTGATTTTGCCGGGCCAGCGGATCATACAGGGGACGCGGAAAGCACCTTCCCAGTTCGAGTTCTTTTCATTGCGGAACGGACTGACTGCGGCGTCCGGCCAGGTGTTCTTATGAGGGCCGTTGTCCGTGGTATAGATGACGATCGTGTTCTCAGTGATTCCAAGATCGTCGAGTTTCTGGAGCAGGGTGCCGACGTGGTTGTCGTGCTCGATCATGCCATCGGCGTATTCCGTGCGGGCGGTCACGCCTGGCTTGTCGCGATGCTCTTCCCGAACGTGCGTACGGAAGTGCATGCGAGTCGCATTCCACCAGCAGAAGAAGGGCTTCTCGGCCTTCGTCTGGCGTTCAATGAAGTCGATCGCCGCGGCGGAGGTTTCGTCGTCGATCGTTTCCATCCGCTTTTTCGTCAGCGGACCCGTGTCTTCGATTTTGCCATCGGCCGTCGCCTTGATAACGCCGCGAGGACCGAATTTCTTGCGGAACTCGGGATCGGTCGGATAGTTGCGGTTCTCGGGTTCTTCTTCGGCGTTCAGATGGTAGAGGTTTCCAAAGAACTCATCGAAACCGTGTGCGGTGGGAAGATACTCATCCAGATCGCCGAGATGATTCTTGCCAAACTGACCTGTGGCGTAGCCCTGCGGCTTGAGCAGTTCGGCGATCGTCGGGTCTTCGGCCTGCAAACCGACTTTGGCGCCGGGCATACCGACCTTCGCCAGCCCTGTGCGATAGGTGCACTGGCCGGTAATGAATGTGGATCGCCCCGCAGTGCAACTTTGCTCGGCGTAGTAGTCGGTGAAGATCATTCCTTCTCTGGCGACGCGATCGATATTCGGCGTCTGATAGCCAACCAGTCCCATCGTATAGGCGGAAATATTGGACTGGCCAATATCATCCCCAAAGATCACCAGAATATTGGGTTTGTCCTGAGCCGTCGCTGAGCTCGCTGTGAGGGCGCACAGCATCAGCATGAGGAAGAATGGGGGCCGTGGTCTCGTCATCGGGGTCTCCTTCGAAGGACGGAAAAGCCGACGCAGTTCGGTCGGCAGAAACTGGCGTCGTTCGTTACCAAAACGCGCGTGGCGACTGAATGCACCTGGCGCGCAATAAGGACAACAAACCATTGGAAGCGATTTGGAAATGTCGATCGATGGCCCGTCGATCGTGTGAAGAGATGTGTTCACAGGAGTATAGCCGGGCTCAACCCGATTTATCACCCGTCGACCACTTCAATTTAAACAGCACCGACTCAAGTTCATGATCTTCACGAAAACTTAATATCAACCATGCTCTGCGAGTTGCCGGGTGGCCGCCGATTGAAATGAGGAACGCAGTTGGGCCTGCGGGGAGGACAGTCCTCGGGCGGCGTCTTCCGTCGTTCAGACGCTGCAGATTTTACCTGACGGCTCCCTCTCGATACGATGGACTGGTTCCCGTGTCGTGACTTCCAGAGAGCCAGTGCGATGGATTTCAAGGTCAACCTGTTTCCACTTGCAGTGTTTGCCCTTGGGTTCATTGAACTGCTGCTGATCGTCGGCGTTCTGATCGGCATCGTTGTCCGGTTGAATATGAGAACCGGATCGAAATCGAACTCCGAATCGGGGCCGGGATTCTGGAAGGCCCTGTTTCAGGGGAACGCGACACTGACCTGCTGGCATTGCGGGAAAGAAACTGATGCCCTCAAACCGCGTTGTCAGCATTGCGATCGTGAACTCAAATAACTTCTCT is a genomic window of Rubinisphaera margarita containing:
- a CDS encoding arylsulfatase; translated protein: MLCALTASSATAQDKPNILVIFGDDIGQSNISAYTMGLVGYQTPNIDRVAREGMIFTDYYAEQSCTAGRSTFITGQCTYRTGLAKVGMPGAKVGLQAEDPTIAELLKPQGYATGQFGKNHLGDLDEYLPTAHGFDEFFGNLYHLNAEEEPENRNYPTDPEFRKKFGPRGVIKATADGKIEDTGPLTKKRMETIDDETSAAAIDFIERQTKAEKPFFCWWNATRMHFRTHVREEHRDKPGVTARTEYADGMIEHDNHVGTLLQKLDDLGITENTIVIYTTDNGPHKNTWPDAAVSPFRNEKNSNWEGAFRVPCMIRWPGKIKEGSISNEIVSGQDWLPTFLAAAGDSDIKEKLLKGHKAAGKQFKVHLDGYNLLPYLTGKEENSPRESFFYFNDDGQLVGMRFKNWKLVFLEQRAEGTLRVWSEPFTTLRVPKIFDLHADPYEQADITSNTYYDWLLDHAFMLVPAQAYVGEFLQTFQDFPPRQKPDSFNVQEVMNKLQEGATH